The genomic stretch GATCGACACCACGCGCACCAGGCGGGCGGCGAGCTCCCGCGCGAGCGGCAGCGTCAGCGCAGCCACAGCCCCCTTCGACGCGGCATAGGCCGCCTGCCCGATCTGCCCCTCGAAGGCAGCGACGGAGGCGGTCGTCACCAGGACACCGCGCTCGCCGTCGATCGGCTGCTGCTCGGCGATCGAGGCCGCCGCGAGCCGCAGAACGTTGAGGGTCCCCGTCACGTTCACGCGCAGCACCTGCTCGAACTCCTCCAGCGGCAGAGGCCCGTCCCGTCCGAGGAGCCGCCCCGGCGTGGCGATGCCGGCGCAGCTGACGGCGATCCGCAGCACCCCCGCCGCCTCGACGGCCCGCGCGAGCGCGTCGGAGTCGAGCACGTCTCCCGCGATCAGCCGGACCGACGCGGGCAGGCTCGCCGCCTCAACGGCCCGCGGCAGGTCGAACACCACGACCCTGGCCCCGGCGAGGGCAAGACCCGTCGCAGTCGCCGCCCCGAGTCCGGAGGCGCCGCCCGCGACCAACGCGGATGTCCCGTCCAGGCGCACGATCAGCCCTCCGCGGCTCGGGTCGGCTCGACCCCGGGCACCACGGCGGGCTCGCTTCCGGCTTCGCCTGCGCCGTCGCTCGTGGGCTCACCGGTCGGGTCGGTGCCCGGTCTGGGAGACGCGAGCGCCTGGGCCGAGCAGGTCGTCAGAGTCGAGTCGTAGGCGTCCCGGGCACGCTGCGCGGCGATCCGGTCCTGGTCGTCGCCGAGGGGGCTGGCGGCTGGCGGCCGCTCCCCCAGACCGTAACGGGCGAGGCAGTCGGCGATCAGACGGGCGATGCGTGCCCCGTCCTCCGGGTCGCTTGAACTTGTCGGCGTCGGTCCAGTGGTCGAGACGGTGCTCGGCGCCTGGACGGCACCGTCCGGCACATCGGCGGCGAGGCCCGTGCAGGCCGTGAGCCCCAGGGCGAGCCCGGCGGCAATGAGCAGCGCGACGCGCGGGCGGATCCTCGTACGCGGGAGCATGGACGACCTCGTTCGTGACCGGTGCGGTCGGGATGGGGGCGAAGGTGCGGGCGAAGGTGGTGGCGGGACTGCGGAGGGGCCTGAGGCCGAGAACGCCGCGGGAACGACGGGTGGCGCTGCGGTCGACAGAGTGGTCGGGAGTGCGGCCACGGTAGCGCAGGGACCGAGCGTCGTCAGGTGCGGGCGCGCTCTCACAGCGAGTGTCACCCCCAACGGGGCACAGTGTCTCTGTTCTAGGCGGGATCCGCGAGCGCCCACATCGCGACGGCAGAGGCCGCCGCGACGTTGAGCGAGTCGATCCCGTGACTCATCGGGATCTGCACAGCGACGTCGGCCGCGGCGAGCGCCTGAGCGGTGAGCCCCCGAGCCTCGGTGCCGAGCACCAGGGCTACCCGCTCCGGGGCACGGCCGGCGAACTCCCGCAGCGGCACAGCCTCCGGTGTCAGCGCCATCGCCGCGATCGTGAAGCCCGCCCCGTGCAGGAGCCGCTGCGTCGACTCCCAGTCACCGACGCGAGTCCACGGAATCTGGAGCACCGTGCCCATGCTGACCCGGATCGCGCGGCGATAGAAGGGATCGGAGCAGCGCGCCGTGACGAGCACAGCGTCCGCTCCGATCGCCCCGACCGATCGGAAGATCGCGCCGACGTTGGTCGGATCGACCACGTCCTCGAGCACGACGACGCGTCGGGCGTCGGCGAGCAGCTCGGCCGGATCGGGCAGCACGGGCCGGTCCACGGCCGCGATCAACCCGCGGTGCAGGGTGTACCCGGTGAGCTCGGCCAGCAGCTCGCCCGGCCCGGTGAAGACGGGCACATCGAACGCTCCGACCAGCCGCTCCGCTTCCGGAACCGACCCGCCGAGAGCGAGCACCGACCGCGGCCGATGGCCGACAGCGAGAGCGCGCTCCAGCACGAGCGCCGACTCCGCGATGTAGAGCCCGTGCGGCCCGCGGGCGTTCTTCAGCGCCACGTCCGTGGCGTGCGCGTAGTCGCGCAGGCGCGGGTCCGTGAGCGCCGTGATCTCGATCCGCTTCACAGGATCAGGCGAACGGATCGGGGGTGAGCGTGTACTTGGTGCTGAGGTACTCGTGGATCCCCTCGAGCCCGCCCTCACGGCCGAGGCCCGACTGCTTCACCCCGCCGAAGGGCGCCGCCGCATTGGAGACGACGCCGACGTTGAGGCCCATCATCCCGGTGGCGATCCGCTCGATCATCCGCTGACCGCGGGCGAGATCGCCGGTGAAGACGTATGAGACGAGTCCGTACTCGGTGTCGTTCGCGAGCGCCACCGCTTCGTCCTCATCACTGAACGGCACGATAGCGAGGACCGGTCCGAAGATCTCGGTGCGGAGAATCTCACTCCCCCGGTCGACCCCGGTGAGGACGGTCGGCTCGTAGAAATGGCCGGGCCCGTCGAGGCGGCTGCCTCCTGTGCGCAGGCTCGCACCGCGCGCCACCGCGTCGGCCACAAGGGAGGTCGCCTTCTCGACGGCGCGCTCATCGATCAGCGGACCGATGGTCACTCCGTCCTCGGTGCCGCGGCCGACCCGCAGCTCGTTCACGCGCTCGGTGACCCGCGCGGCGAACTCCTCGGCGATCGACTCGTGCACGAAGAAACGGTTCGCGGCTGTGCAGGCTTGGCCGATATTGCGGAACTTGGCGAGCATGGCGCCCTCGACCGCTCGATCGAGATCGGCGTCCTCGAACACGACGAAGGGCGCGTTGCCGCCGAGCTCCATCGACGTCCGCAGCACGTTCTCGGACGCCTGCTGCAACAGCGTCCTCCCGACCGGTGTGGAGCCGGTGAAGGAGAGCTTGCGGAGGCGAGGGTCCGCGAGGATCGGAGCCGAGACGGCCGCGGCCGACGAGGTGGTGATCACGTTCAGCACGCCGGCGGGCAGCCCCGCCTCGGCCAGCAGGGCCGCGAAGGCGAGGGTGGTCAGCGGAGTGAGTTCGGCCGGCTTCACGACCACCGTGCAACCCGCCGCGAGAGCCGGGGCGATCTTCCTGGTCGCCATCGCGAGGGGGAAGTTCCACGGCGTGATCAGGTAGCAGGGGCCGACCGGGTGCTGCGAGACGATCATCCGGCCGCTGCCCTCGGGCGAGACGCCGTAGCGGCCCGCGATGCGCACCGCCTCCTCACTGAACCAGCGGAGGAACTCGCCGCCGTAGACGACCTCACCCCGCGCCTCCGCCACCGGCTTGCCCATCTCGAGCGCCATCAGGAGCGCGAACTCCTCGGTGCGCTCCTGCAGCAGGTCGTAGGCTCGCCGCAGGATCTCACCGCGCTTCCTCGGTGCGGTCGCCGCCCACGCGGGCCCGGCCGCGACCGCGGCGTCGAGCGCACGGACCCCGTCCTCCGGGGTCGCATCGGCGATCGAGACGAGGACCGCCCCGGTCGCCGGGTCCTCGACCTCGAGCGAACCACCGCCGGACGCTTCCACCCACTCACCACCGATCAGCAGCTGCGTGGGACTGTGCGCGAGCAGGGCGGTCTCGGCGACGCTGGCGGCGACGGAATCAGTCACGGGAGAGACTCCTTTCTTCGGATCGAAGCGCGGAGGCCGCGCGGGGAGGAACTTTCCGTCCTCCCAGTGTAGGACGGGCCGTTCCGCCGCGAGCGAGGTCGGGGCCCATCGTGAGAACTTCCGCGCCGCCGAGCCCTGTGGAGGGAGATCTCCCTCAGCGTGAGCGCTCGATGCGGACCCCCGCGTCCGCCAGCTCGCGCAGCGCCGCCGCACTCGCCTCCTCCGAGACGCCCGCAACCAGGTCGCTCAACACCCGGACCCCGAGTCCCGCCCGGCGTGCATCCAGTGCCGACGCGCGAACGCAGTGATCCGTCGCGAGTCCCACGACGTCGAGCTCCGTGACGCCCCGGTCGGCGAGCACGGCGCCCAGCGCTGCCCCCTCCTGCGTCGCGCCCTCGAACGCGGAGTAGGAGGGACGGCCCTGGCCCTTGAGGATCTGCACGTCGATGTGCGCCGTGTCCAGGCCCGGGTGGAACTGCGCCCCCGTCGTGCCTGCGACGCAGTGCGCGGGCCAGGTGTCGACGAAGTCCGGCTCCGTCGCGAAGTGGCCACCGTTGTCGGAGTGGCCCTCGTGCCAGTCCCGCGAGGCGAACACCGCGGCGTAGCGGTCCCGATGCGCCGCGAGGTAAGCGGTCACGCCCTCCGCGACAGCCGTGCC from Rathayibacter rathayi encodes the following:
- a CDS encoding NAD-dependent succinate-semialdehyde dehydrogenase, which translates into the protein MTDSVAASVAETALLAHSPTQLLIGGEWVEASGGGSLEVEDPATGAVLVSIADATPEDGVRALDAAVAAGPAWAATAPRKRGEILRRAYDLLQERTEEFALLMALEMGKPVAEARGEVVYGGEFLRWFSEEAVRIAGRYGVSPEGSGRMIVSQHPVGPCYLITPWNFPLAMATRKIAPALAAGCTVVVKPAELTPLTTLAFAALLAEAGLPAGVLNVITTSSAAAVSAPILADPRLRKLSFTGSTPVGRTLLQQASENVLRTSMELGGNAPFVVFEDADLDRAVEGAMLAKFRNIGQACTAANRFFVHESIAEEFAARVTERVNELRVGRGTEDGVTIGPLIDERAVEKATSLVADAVARGASLRTGGSRLDGPGHFYEPTVLTGVDRGSEILRTEIFGPVLAIVPFSDEDEAVALANDTEYGLVSYVFTGDLARGQRMIERIATGMMGLNVGVVSNAAAPFGGVKQSGLGREGGLEGIHEYLSTKYTLTPDPFA
- a CDS encoding SDR family NAD(P)-dependent oxidoreductase yields the protein MRLDGTSALVAGGASGLGAATATGLALAGARVVVFDLPRAVEAASLPASVRLIAGDVLDSDALARAVEAAGVLRIAVSCAGIATPGRLLGRDGPLPLEEFEQVLRVNVTGTLNVLRLAAASIAEQQPIDGERGVLVTTASVAAFEGQIGQAAYAASKGAVAALTLPLARELAARLVRVVSIAPGTFDTPLLAGLPEKAREALGSVTPHPARLGRPEEFAALVRHVIENPMLNGEIIRLDGALRLPPH
- a CDS encoding TrmH family RNA methyltransferase; this translates as MKRIEITALTDPRLRDYAHATDVALKNARGPHGLYIAESALVLERALAVGHRPRSVLALGGSVPEAERLVGAFDVPVFTGPGELLAELTGYTLHRGLIAAVDRPVLPDPAELLADARRVVVLEDVVDPTNVGAIFRSVGAIGADAVLVTARCSDPFYRRAIRVSMGTVLQIPWTRVGDWESTQRLLHGAGFTIAAMALTPEAVPLREFAGRAPERVALVLGTEARGLTAQALAAADVAVQIPMSHGIDSLNVAAASAVAMWALADPA
- a CDS encoding isochorismatase family protein; this encodes MTTALLIVDVQNDFTEGGALAVAGGTAVAEGVTAYLAAHRDRYAAVFASRDWHEGHSDNGGHFATEPDFVDTWPAHCVAGTTGAQFHPGLDTAHIDVQILKGQGRPSYSAFEGATQEGAALGAVLADRGVTELDVVGLATDHCVRASALDARRAGLGVRVLSDLVAGVSEEASAAALRELADAGVRIERSR